A genomic stretch from Candidatus Schekmanbacteria bacterium includes:
- a CDS encoding NADH-quinone oxidoreductase subunit M, translated as MDLNFSSYLDNAYSYVNQIGFPILTYITFLPLLGALILMFIPKGKDNSVRIVANVVAAADMLLSFWLLPYYDSSTYKMQFVERVAWIEVPSINLVINYFLGVDGISVLLFLLTTILGFIAILSSWSAIQERVKEYYIFILLLQTGMLGVFASLDFFLFYVFWEVMLVPMYFLIAVWGGGPRKLYSAIKFFLYTLFGSLFMLLGILALFFHYHSTHPDEYTFDLLKLMNDQLPHTWEMWLFGAFFLGFAIKVPMFPFHTWLPDAHVDAPTAGSVILAGVLLKMGTYGFLRFSIPLFPYASREYVPLIGALSIIGIIYGAMVALVQTDMKKLVAYSSVSHLGFCMIGLFALNAQGMLGSVLQMINHGISTGGLFLIVGLIYERRHNRDIAEYGGLSSVIPVYAMFTLIIFLSSMGLPGMNGFIGEFLILLGVFKSPYMGWGWAAFASVGIILGAAYLLWLYQRVFFGKLWNPKNMKLKDLNFREMATLVPLIVFVFWIGIYPKPFIKIMEKSVEQLVVRANSDNTAVPGMTASANEGTKKTEAVPAPAVAVNESGENENTVKAQPAAMPVLAGEERSQNNIAGDE; from the coding sequence ATGGACCTAAATTTTTCATCCTATCTGGATAATGCTTATTCATATGTTAACCAAATAGGATTCCCAATACTCACATATATTACCTTTCTTCCTTTGCTTGGAGCATTGATATTGATGTTTATCCCGAAGGGGAAGGATAATTCAGTGAGGATAGTTGCAAATGTCGTGGCGGCAGCGGACATGCTCCTTTCTTTCTGGCTGCTTCCATACTATGACTCTTCCACATATAAAATGCAGTTCGTGGAAAGGGTGGCATGGATAGAGGTCCCTTCAATAAACCTCGTCATAAATTATTTTCTGGGTGTAGACGGGATAAGCGTGCTGTTGTTCCTGCTTACTACAATACTTGGTTTCATCGCTATACTTTCATCATGGAGTGCGATTCAGGAGCGGGTTAAGGAATACTACATATTCATTCTCCTTCTTCAGACAGGGATGCTTGGAGTTTTCGCATCGCTCGACTTCTTCCTCTTCTATGTTTTCTGGGAAGTGATGCTGGTTCCGATGTATTTTCTCATCGCAGTCTGGGGCGGAGGACCGCGCAAGCTTTACTCTGCCATAAAGTTCTTCCTGTATACGCTTTTTGGCAGTCTATTCATGCTGCTTGGTATTCTTGCGCTCTTCTTCCATTATCATTCCACGCATCCGGATGAGTATACGTTCGATCTGCTTAAACTAATGAATGACCAGCTACCGCATACATGGGAGATGTGGCTCTTCGGTGCATTCTTTCTTGGTTTTGCCATCAAGGTCCCCATGTTCCCGTTCCATACATGGCTGCCGGATGCGCATGTTGATGCACCGACTGCCGGCAGTGTTATCCTCGCAGGAGTCCTCCTCAAAATGGGGACATACGGATTTTTGCGGTTCAGCATTCCACTCTTTCCGTATGCAAGCAGGGAATATGTTCCTTTGATAGGTGCACTTTCAATCATAGGAATAATCTATGGTGCCATGGTTGCACTTGTGCAGACTGACATGAAGAAACTTGTCGCTTATTCAAGCGTGAGCCATCTGGGATTTTGCATGATCGGCTTGTTTGCGCTTAATGCTCAGGGAATGCTTGGAAGCGTGCTTCAGATGATTAACCACGGTATAAGCACAGGGGGACTCTTCCTTATCGTAGGACTTATATATGAGAGACGTCATAACAGGGACATTGCAGAATACGGCGGACTATCAAGCGTTATTCCCGTATATGCGATGTTTACCCTTATTATTTTCCTTTCATCGATGGGATTGCCGGGAATGAACGGTTTCATCGGTGAGTTCCTCATTCTTCTTGGTGTTTTCAAATCTCCATATATGGGGTGGGGATGGGCTGCATTTGCATCAGTCGGCATAATACTGGGCGCCGCATATCTTCTCTGGCTCTACCAGCGCGTATTCTTCGGCAAGCTGTGGAATCCAAAGAACATGAAACTCAAGGATCTTAATTTCCGCGAGATGGCAACGCTTGTACCTCTTATTGTATTTGTCTTCTGGATCGGGATTTATCCTAAGCCTTTTATAAAGATAATGGAGAAATCTGTTGAACAGCTTGTTGTAAGGGCAAACTCAGACAATACGGCAGTTCCCGGTATGACAGCATCTGCAAATGAAGGAACAAAGAAAACGGAAGCTGTACCTGCTCCTGCTGTTGCAGTAAATGAAAGCGGAGAAAATGAAAATACGGTGAAAGCTCAGCCGGCAGCTATGCCTGTTCTGGCTGGAGAGGAACGTTCACAAAATAATATTGCAGGCGATGAATAG
- a CDS encoding NADH-quinone oxidoreductase subunit N, which translates to MLELQQYIPQIDLLYPEFVLTVWALFLLVAGIFVSKEKEGSVMSGLALIGLVVVSLFCVAGMGNKGITFSGSYAVDGFSTFFKFVFLISGILTILISGKYNRMEKIFRGEYYVLLYFSIIGMFVIASANDIMVIYIGIELMALSIYALVGFMKHDVRSNEAALKYFVLGSFSSGILLYGTSLLYGETSTTNLIDIQNTLILHGYSKMAMLGIILIIVGLAFKIAAVPFHLWCPDAYDGAPTAITAFMSVAPKAAGFAAFLRFFVVAVMPAKNEWYILLWLLSAFTMILGNVLAVSQDNVKRLLAYSSIAHAGYGLMGVVSAGRLIEITDGKLVFTEGGRMSIYAVLFYMLAYMFMNIGAFTMVIFMRNNSLRGDRIEDFAGLARVKPMYGAIMTIFLLSLMGIPPLCGFVGKFYIFAAAIKSELYGLCVIGILTSAVSAFYYFKIIKTMYVDAPPADFEVMESGSMKIALYASAFMTLLIGIFPGPFINFARNSFLIFM; encoded by the coding sequence ATGTTAGAACTACAACAATACATTCCACAGATAGATTTATTGTACCCGGAGTTCGTGCTCACGGTTTGGGCTCTCTTCCTTCTTGTGGCGGGGATATTCGTCTCGAAAGAAAAAGAAGGATCAGTGATGTCAGGCCTTGCACTTATAGGGTTAGTTGTTGTCTCTTTATTCTGTGTTGCAGGTATGGGGAATAAAGGGATAACGTTTTCAGGAAGCTATGCAGTTGACGGGTTCTCAACCTTTTTCAAGTTTGTTTTTCTGATATCAGGAATACTTACTATACTCATATCCGGCAAGTATAACCGGATGGAAAAGATTTTTCGCGGAGAGTATTACGTCCTTCTCTATTTTTCCATAATCGGAATGTTTGTTATCGCCAGTGCCAACGACATCATGGTCATATACATAGGTATAGAGCTCATGGCGTTGTCCATATATGCGCTTGTGGGATTTATGAAACATGATGTCAGGTCGAACGAGGCGGCGCTAAAATATTTTGTTCTGGGTTCGTTTTCATCAGGTATTCTTCTCTATGGGACTTCTCTCTTATACGGTGAAACATCAACTACTAATCTGATAGATATACAGAATACACTTATCCTCCATGGCTATTCTAAGATGGCTATGCTGGGGATAATACTTATAATCGTAGGTCTTGCATTCAAGATTGCTGCTGTTCCGTTTCATCTCTGGTGTCCTGATGCTTATGACGGAGCGCCAACCGCAATTACTGCATTCATGTCAGTTGCTCCAAAAGCAGCGGGGTTTGCGGCATTCCTGAGATTCTTTGTTGTTGCAGTGATGCCTGCGAAAAATGAATGGTATATACTGCTATGGCTTCTCTCTGCATTTACAATGATACTTGGCAACGTGCTTGCCGTATCGCAGGATAATGTGAAAAGACTTCTTGCCTATTCGAGCATTGCCCATGCAGGTTACGGTCTTATGGGTGTAGTATCTGCAGGAAGGCTCATTGAGATAACGGACGGGAAGCTTGTGTTCACTGAAGGAGGAAGGATGAGCATATATGCAGTTCTTTTTTATATGCTTGCCTATATGTTCATGAACATCGGTGCCTTTACAATGGTGATATTCATGCGCAACAACAGCCTTCGTGGCGACAGGATAGAAGATTTTGCAGGCCTTGCAAGGGTAAAACCAATGTATGGTGCGATTATGACAATCTTCCTTCTTTCATTGATGGGGATTCCTCCGCTTTGCGGATTTGTCGGCAAGTTCTATATATTCGCGGCAGCGATAAAATCCGAACTTTACGGACTCTGCGTTATAGGTATTTTGACGAGCGCAGTGTCAGCGTTCTATTACTTTAAAATAATAAAGACTATGTACGTCGATGCACCTCCCGCAGATTTTGAAGTCATGGAATCAGGCTCGATGAAAATTGCATTATATGCCTCTGCATTCATGACTCTTCTCATTGGTATATTCCCCGGACCATTCATAAATTTTGCAAGAAATTCATTTCTGATTTTCATGTAG
- a CDS encoding ribonuclease H-like domain-containing protein yields the protein MDAYLDIETSFDGDITIIGIHTSRDGTVQILEPSYDDLRIYKILESISVIFSYNGNSFDIPVIRKKIGINILENIRSVDLKNVCWKKNIYGGLKKVEKYFGIERMTCDVDGRAAMMLWKSYKNENDADALEKLLRYNKEDVENLIQLRKKLENIF from the coding sequence ATGGACGCTTATCTTGATATCGAAACTTCGTTCGATGGAGACATAACGATCATTGGAATTCACACTTCACGCGATGGGACTGTTCAAATTCTCGAACCATCATACGATGATCTTCGCATATATAAAATTCTAGAAAGTATTTCTGTGATTTTTTCATACAATGGAAATTCATTTGATATCCCTGTGATAAGAAAAAAAATCGGAATAAATATTCTGGAAAATATCAGAAGTGTTGATTTAAAAAATGTTTGCTGGAAAAAAAATATTTACGGCGGACTTAAAAAAGTTGAAAAATATTTTGGCATCGAAAGAATGACATGCGATGTAGATGGGCGTGCAGCAATGATGTTATGGAAGTCATATAAAAATGAGAATGATGCAGATGCATTGGAAAAACTTCTTCGCTACAATAAAGAGGATGTTGAAAATCTAATTCAGCTTAGAAAAAAACTCGAAAATATTTTCTGA